One Sodalinema gerasimenkoae IPPAS B-353 DNA segment encodes these proteins:
- a CDS encoding aspartate carbamoyltransferase catalytic subunit — translation MTVIATPPWTRRHILSLEDFSVSEYDTVLRTAASFREVLSRRTKKVPTLQGRVVTNLFFEPSTRTRSSFELAAKRLSADTLNFAAGNSSLTKGETILDTAKTYLAMGTDMMVIRHSQAGVPQAIAREMERLGTHVGVLNAGDGLHEHPSQALLDLFTICAHLDRDNPRTDLLQGKKVAIVGDILHSRVARSNIWSLTASGAQVHLAAPPTLLPKRFIEAMGIYHPDRLHLHWDMGEALQGADFVMTLRLQRERMTAHLLPSLREYQQSFGITRDRLKHCQPGVKLLHPGPTNRGVELSSDVMDDPELSLIQAQVTSGVAVRMALLYLMGGSHG, via the coding sequence ATGACTGTCATAGCGACCCCTCCTTGGACTCGGCGACATATCCTGTCCTTAGAAGACTTCTCTGTTTCTGAATACGACACGGTGTTACGCACAGCCGCAAGTTTTCGGGAAGTCTTATCTCGGCGAACCAAGAAAGTCCCGACGTTGCAGGGACGGGTGGTGACGAATTTGTTTTTTGAACCCTCGACTCGGACTCGCAGTAGCTTTGAGTTAGCGGCGAAACGACTGTCGGCGGATACTCTTAATTTTGCGGCGGGAAATTCGTCTCTAACGAAGGGAGAGACCATTTTAGATACTGCCAAGACGTATCTGGCAATGGGGACGGATATGATGGTAATACGCCATAGCCAGGCAGGGGTTCCTCAGGCGATCGCGCGGGAGATGGAACGCCTAGGAACTCATGTGGGAGTGCTGAATGCGGGGGATGGCTTACATGAACATCCCTCTCAGGCCCTGTTGGATTTATTTACGATTTGCGCCCATTTGGATCGTGACAATCCGCGAACTGACCTGTTGCAGGGTAAGAAAGTCGCGATTGTTGGGGATATCTTACATTCTCGGGTGGCGCGATCGAACATCTGGAGTTTAACCGCCAGTGGGGCCCAGGTTCACTTGGCCGCACCCCCGACATTACTGCCCAAGCGGTTCATCGAGGCCATGGGAATCTATCACCCAGACCGCTTACATCTGCATTGGGATATGGGTGAGGCGTTGCAGGGGGCGGATTTTGTCATGACATTGCGGTTACAGCGAGAACGGATGACGGCTCATCTGTTGCCCAGTTTACGGGAGTATCAGCAGTCCTTCGGCATTACGCGCGATCGCCTCAAACATTGCCAGCCTGGGGTCAAACTGTTACATCCGGGCCCGACCAATCGGGGGGTTGAACTGAGTTCGGATGTGATGGATGACCCCGAGTTGAGTCTCATTCAGGCCCAAGTCACCAGCGGGGTAGCGGTTCGCATGGCCCTGCTCTATCTCATGGGCGGCAGTCATGGTTAG
- the recJ gene encoding single-stranded-DNA-specific exonuclease RecJ, with the protein MEWSHPSPLWHCSTPDSPPDEFVRAVQRYAPAGGERLARLLWNRQQRNLSELPGFLDSRDYRPTAAAAFGAELQQAIARLQQAIAHGEAVAIWGDFDADGVTATSVLWEGLGQFFDRSQQLSYYIPNRLTESHGLNQPGIERLAAQGVSLIVTCDTGSTNLAEIERAAELGIDIIVTDHHTLLPQRPPVTALINPRNFPEDHPLYHLSGVAVAYKLVEGLYEALPEIPQQPKEGLLDLVAIGLIADLVELRGDCRYLAQRGLQQLREQMTNTTHPGVKALLQHCKRHGDRPTDISFGIGPRINAVSRVYGDASFCVELLTCRDGDRAETLARQADEANARRKEVQQRVLQSVQQQLQQIDLSTTTVLVLSDPQWEVGVLGLVAGQIASEWGRPTLLLWEDHHSDPPLAKGSARSVAGLDLYELVNSQAHLLHRFGGHPFAAGLSLPLENLPLLREALNQRLVQKLGRFGGMQPILNYDLEVTVADLGQDLFRELKCLEPCGMGNPVPRLRVRNCWFEGARHRKLKVKGQKLQYLITSFRLRDESCDHGFPGMWWGHYEDDLPPGRCDAIVELDFNSKRSNYEVRLIDVRSIDMEAIEVDEGETLTQPQSLIPDPMSPPPIAIADLEAASQQTWLTLIGIAKYLSRTEETRPRTVIQQKLGIGDRPLEIGLHQLSELGYSIHSPSPDLIQIRHIQPRKGDDRPLNQLAQPFLDAVCEEQFRQPYMILGTLKNSSSRSGADSSKSSR; encoded by the coding sequence ATGGAGTGGTCGCATCCCTCACCCCTTTGGCACTGTAGCACCCCAGACTCGCCCCCGGATGAGTTTGTTCGAGCGGTGCAACGGTACGCCCCTGCTGGGGGCGAACGCTTGGCAAGGTTACTTTGGAATCGACAGCAACGAAACTTGTCCGAGCTACCAGGGTTCCTCGATTCACGCGACTACCGACCGACTGCTGCGGCTGCATTTGGGGCAGAACTCCAGCAGGCGATCGCCCGCTTGCAACAGGCGATCGCCCACGGGGAGGCAGTGGCAATATGGGGAGATTTCGATGCGGACGGAGTGACGGCGACGTCAGTGCTTTGGGAAGGACTGGGGCAGTTTTTCGACCGTTCGCAGCAGTTGTCGTACTATATCCCCAATCGCCTCACGGAGTCTCATGGCCTGAACCAGCCCGGAATTGAGCGGTTAGCGGCACAAGGGGTGAGCCTGATTGTCACCTGTGATACGGGAAGTACGAATCTGGCAGAAATTGAGCGGGCGGCGGAGTTGGGGATTGATATTATTGTCACCGACCACCATACCCTATTGCCTCAACGTCCTCCCGTTACGGCGTTGATTAATCCTCGCAATTTCCCTGAGGATCATCCTCTCTATCATTTGTCGGGGGTGGCGGTGGCCTATAAGTTGGTGGAAGGTCTCTATGAGGCCTTACCGGAGATTCCCCAGCAGCCGAAGGAGGGTTTGTTGGATTTGGTGGCGATCGGTTTAATTGCCGATTTGGTGGAGTTACGGGGAGATTGTCGCTATTTAGCCCAGCGGGGATTGCAACAACTCCGAGAACAGATGACCAACACCACTCATCCGGGGGTGAAGGCCCTGTTGCAGCATTGTAAACGTCATGGCGATCGCCCCACAGATATCTCCTTTGGCATTGGGCCGCGGATTAACGCCGTTAGTCGGGTGTATGGGGATGCCAGTTTTTGTGTGGAGTTGTTGACTTGCCGAGATGGCGATCGCGCCGAAACCCTGGCCCGACAAGCGGATGAAGCCAACGCTCGCCGCAAGGAAGTGCAGCAGCGAGTGTTGCAAAGTGTGCAACAGCAGCTTCAACAGATTGATTTGTCGACGACGACGGTTTTAGTTCTCAGTGATCCTCAATGGGAGGTGGGGGTGTTGGGCTTGGTGGCGGGACAGATTGCCAGTGAATGGGGTCGGCCAACCCTGTTACTCTGGGAAGATCATCATAGTGATCCGCCCCTGGCGAAAGGGTCAGCCCGTTCTGTAGCAGGATTGGATCTCTATGAGTTAGTCAACAGTCAGGCCCATCTGCTGCATCGCTTTGGCGGCCATCCCTTTGCGGCGGGGTTAAGTCTTCCCCTGGAGAATTTACCGCTGTTACGAGAAGCCCTCAATCAACGATTGGTCCAAAAATTGGGACGATTTGGTGGGATGCAACCGATTCTCAACTATGACTTAGAGGTGACGGTGGCGGATCTCGGTCAAGACTTGTTTCGGGAGTTGAAATGTCTCGAACCCTGTGGAATGGGGAATCCCGTCCCTCGCTTGCGAGTGCGAAACTGTTGGTTTGAGGGGGCGAGACATCGAAAACTCAAGGTCAAGGGGCAGAAGTTACAATATCTGATTACCTCGTTTCGACTGCGAGATGAGAGTTGCGATCATGGGTTTCCGGGGATGTGGTGGGGTCATTATGAGGATGACCTTCCCCCAGGCCGCTGTGATGCGATTGTTGAACTCGATTTCAACTCCAAGCGTTCAAATTATGAGGTTCGTCTGATTGATGTCCGTTCGATTGATATGGAGGCGATCGAGGTGGACGAGGGGGAGACGCTCACTCAACCCCAGTCTCTCATACCAGACCCGATGTCGCCACCACCGATCGCCATTGCCGATCTAGAAGCCGCCAGTCAACAAACCTGGTTGACGCTGATTGGGATTGCCAAATATCTCAGCCGAACTGAGGAAACCCGCCCGCGAACGGTGATTCAGCAGAAACTGGGGATTGGCGATCGCCCCTTGGAGATTGGTCTACATCAGTTGTCGGAACTCGGCTACAGCATCCATTCCCCTAGCCCCGACCTGATCCAGATTCGCCACATTCAGCCCCGAAAGGGCGATGATCGCCCCTTAAACCAGTTGGCCCAACCGTTCCTGGATGCGGTGTGCGAAGAACAGTTCCGCCAACCCTACATGATTTTAGGAACCTTAAAGAACTCATCTTCGCGATCGGGGGCGGACTCTAGCAAGTCTTCCCGATAA
- a CDS encoding photosystem I assembly protein Ycf3, whose product MPRTQRNDNFIDKSFTVMADIILKILPAKQSAKEAFAYYRDGMSAQADGEYAEAMDNYKEALKLEDDPNDRSYILYNMGLIYTSNGEHDKGLEKYHEALELNPRMPQAFNNIAVIYQYRGERAKEEGDFDTSEALFDKAADYWKQAVRLAPNNYIEAQNWMKTTGRASLDGF is encoded by the coding sequence ATGCCACGGACACAACGCAACGACAATTTCATCGATAAATCCTTTACTGTCATGGCAGATATTATCCTTAAGATTCTGCCCGCCAAACAATCAGCGAAGGAAGCCTTTGCCTACTATCGTGATGGGATGTCTGCCCAGGCTGACGGTGAATATGCCGAAGCCATGGACAACTACAAGGAAGCCCTCAAGCTCGAAGATGACCCCAACGATCGCAGCTATATTCTCTACAATATGGGGCTGATTTATACCAGCAATGGGGAACATGATAAAGGTCTGGAAAAATATCATGAAGCCCTGGAGTTAAACCCCCGGATGCCCCAAGCGTTTAATAATATCGCTGTGATTTATCAATATCGCGGAGAACGGGCCAAGGAAGAAGGAGATTTTGATACGTCCGAAGCACTCTTTGATAAAGCCGCAGACTATTGGAAACAAGCGGTTCGCTTAGCCCCCAACAACTACATCGAAGCCCAGAACTGGATGAAAACCACCGGTCGCGCCTCTTTAGATGGGTTTTAA
- the dacB gene encoding D-alanyl-D-alanine carboxypeptidase/D-alanyl-D-alanine endopeptidase: MTYSRSGTLVGAIAAMVLVGSWQFPGQRGLAQEEPGRICQGELADALDAIRLNHGPGSRWGILVQSLEGDRTLYSREAQQYFLPASNVKLLTTAAALTHLGPDYRVRTSVYRTETGLQIVGRGDPTLTREHLETLAQQVAAAGLTHVGELWLDASYFPGEAINPRWQWQDVQAGYGAPANSAIIDRNEIPFTLHPQEIGEPLRVEWEREEDGSPGRWWLDNRSRTVAAEESEWLRLGRGFGDPIITIEGELAAGSEPAAVSVAQVYPNEAFLEQFSRQLQAQGLPVGSRQITEVPQLVKGGEIAAVDSPSLGSLVERTNRVSDNLYAEVLLRWLGVTASPELLAEEESSGRSPSAADRGLQMVSRVLAQLGVDEELFEVNDGSGLSRVNWVSPQALVQTLQGMARSPHGSLYRESLPVAGESGTLRHRLGDSPVAIQAKTGTIAGVSALSGYLEHREYGTLTFAIIVNQSTRSAAEQRGAIDDIVRVLTQVRSCSG, translated from the coding sequence ATGACTTACAGTCGGTCGGGAACGCTTGTCGGGGCGATCGCCGCGATGGTCCTGGTGGGGAGTTGGCAGTTCCCGGGACAGCGGGGTTTGGCTCAGGAGGAACCGGGGCGAATTTGTCAGGGAGAGTTAGCTGATGCTCTAGATGCCATTCGCCTCAATCATGGGCCAGGGTCTCGTTGGGGGATTTTGGTGCAGTCTCTAGAGGGCGATCGCACCCTCTACAGTCGCGAGGCACAGCAGTATTTTTTACCGGCCTCGAACGTCAAACTTCTCACCACCGCCGCCGCCTTAACTCATCTCGGCCCTGATTACCGGGTTCGCACCTCGGTCTATCGCACGGAAACGGGGTTGCAGATTGTCGGCCGGGGAGATCCCACCCTAACCCGTGAGCATTTAGAGACGTTGGCGCAACAGGTGGCGGCGGCGGGACTGACTCATGTTGGAGAACTCTGGCTCGATGCCAGTTATTTCCCGGGGGAGGCGATTAATCCCCGTTGGCAATGGCAAGATGTTCAGGCAGGCTATGGCGCACCGGCCAATAGTGCCATTATTGACCGCAATGAGATTCCCTTTACCCTGCATCCTCAAGAGATTGGGGAGCCGTTGCGGGTGGAGTGGGAACGGGAGGAGGATGGCTCTCCGGGTCGTTGGTGGTTAGATAATCGCTCCCGAACCGTGGCGGCGGAGGAGTCCGAATGGCTGCGGTTGGGACGGGGGTTTGGAGACCCGATCATTACCATTGAGGGGGAGTTAGCAGCGGGATCTGAGCCAGCGGCGGTGTCGGTGGCGCAGGTGTATCCCAATGAAGCCTTTTTAGAGCAATTTAGCCGTCAGTTGCAAGCTCAGGGGTTGCCGGTGGGAAGTCGCCAGATTACAGAGGTTCCCCAGTTGGTGAAAGGAGGGGAAATTGCAGCGGTGGATTCTCCCTCCCTGGGAAGTTTAGTGGAGCGGACGAATCGGGTCAGTGATAATCTCTATGCCGAGGTGTTGTTGCGTTGGTTGGGGGTCACGGCATCGCCAGAGTTGTTGGCTGAGGAGGAGTCCTCGGGGAGATCTCCCTCGGCGGCTGACCGGGGATTGCAAATGGTGAGTCGGGTGTTGGCTCAGTTGGGGGTTGATGAGGAGCTGTTTGAGGTGAATGATGGCTCTGGCTTGTCTCGGGTGAACTGGGTCAGTCCTCAGGCGTTGGTGCAGACATTACAGGGGATGGCCAGGAGTCCCCATGGGAGTCTCTATCGGGAGTCGCTGCCGGTGGCGGGGGAGTCGGGGACGCTGCGACACCGGTTGGGAGATAGTCCAGTGGCGATTCAGGCGAAAACGGGGACGATTGCTGGAGTGTCGGCGTTGTCGGGGTATTTGGAGCATCGGGAGTATGGAACCCTGACCTTTGCAATTATCGTCAATCAATCGACGCGATCGGCGGCGGAACAACGGGGGGCGATCGATGATATCGTGCGGGTGTTGACTCAGGTTCGCTCCTGTTCGGGGTAA
- a CDS encoding STAS domain-containing protein: protein MAIVLRPHGKLNAHGAAKLKRKLGQLLATIAANQKTWIVDLADVHHIDRNGVVSLIQLRRQAESACCNLVLRDVSESVQMTLDAAHLSDGFTIESGIASSTPRRSSPKPRPVRRDIGLEPAMRWQNYPHYADTSEELDPAEVEGEIEISQIPQITTADGKSQTPVVPTSGPLYSTMTVNERQWTTWRQ, encoded by the coding sequence ATGGCCATCGTCCTCCGACCCCACGGTAAACTGAATGCCCATGGTGCAGCCAAGCTCAAACGGAAGTTGGGACAACTCCTGGCGACGATCGCGGCGAATCAAAAAACCTGGATTGTGGATCTCGCTGACGTACACCACATCGATCGCAATGGCGTGGTGTCCTTGATTCAGTTACGGCGGCAAGCGGAAAGCGCCTGTTGTAACTTGGTCCTACGAGATGTCTCGGAATCTGTCCAGATGACCTTGGATGCGGCTCATCTGAGTGATGGATTTACGATTGAGTCCGGAATCGCCTCCTCAACCCCACGACGCAGTTCTCCGAAACCTCGTCCCGTTCGCCGAGATATCGGGCTGGAACCGGCGATGCGATGGCAGAACTACCCTCACTACGCTGATACGTCTGAGGAGTTAGACCCCGCAGAGGTCGAGGGTGAAATTGAAATTTCTCAGATTCCTCAGATAACGACAGCAGATGGGAAATCTCAGACGCCGGTTGTCCCCACATCTGGCCCCTTATACTCAACGATGACCGTTAATGAGAGGCAGTGGACGACGTGGAGGCAATAA
- a CDS encoding DUF928 domain-containing protein, whose protein sequence is MKRLNKILSVTMGTAGLVLGQAVLSTSSSLFPRVETAPGRAMVNASPITYVPPNRGRPQQTQGTGSRGCEAISEEKGDAIEVTLVTPTNHTAYTVSERPVFYWLAGHTVNRPVEFTLVEDGNPNPIYVRRLDRLEAGMNQVVIDSEQALEVGKTYRWTVSVICNARRRSADVFAQGWVERVAISDELQAQLDSATTPEEIAQAYAGSGIWLDALAHLSSDSDRLEAFEAELENSATLSEQDETTVQN, encoded by the coding sequence ATGAAACGGTTGAACAAGATACTCTCAGTTACCATGGGAACCGCTGGTTTGGTTCTGGGACAGGCCGTCCTGAGTACCAGCTCATCTCTGTTCCCTCGTGTTGAGACCGCCCCAGGTCGCGCGATGGTCAATGCTAGCCCCATCACCTACGTTCCCCCCAATCGCGGCCGTCCTCAACAAACCCAAGGAACCGGTTCCCGTGGCTGTGAAGCCATCAGCGAGGAGAAGGGCGATGCCATCGAAGTTACCCTGGTGACCCCCACCAACCATACCGCCTACACCGTCTCAGAACGACCGGTCTTCTACTGGCTCGCCGGACATACCGTCAACCGTCCCGTTGAGTTTACCCTCGTTGAAGATGGCAACCCCAACCCCATCTATGTGCGGCGACTTGACCGCCTTGAGGCTGGCATGAATCAAGTCGTCATCGACTCTGAACAAGCCTTAGAGGTGGGTAAAACCTATCGTTGGACCGTTTCGGTCATTTGCAATGCTCGACGACGTTCTGCGGATGTATTCGCCCAAGGTTGGGTCGAACGAGTGGCCATCTCCGATGAACTTCAGGCCCAACTAGATTCAGCCACCACCCCCGAAGAAATCGCTCAAGCCTATGCGGGGTCTGGAATTTGGCTGGACGCTCTCGCCCATCTCAGCAGCGACAGCGATCGCCTCGAAGCCTTTGAGGCTGAACTAGAGAATAGTGCAACCCTCAGCGAGCAGGATGAAACAACCGTTCAAAACTAA
- the ispD gene encoding 2-C-methyl-D-erythritol 4-phosphate cytidylyltransferase: MTHLLIPAAGVGRRMGSDRNKLLLPLLHQSILAWTLKAAEAAEAITWIGLICQPYDLDEFKEILSQLSLSKPVHFIDGGDTRQESVYNGLQGLPEDASHVLIHDGARCLATPDLFNRCAKAVQTCPGLIAAIPVKDTIKVVNEDLEIQDTPDRRHLWAAQTPQGFEVATLKACHDRGRHEGWQVTDDAALFEKCQLPVQIVPGEETNLKVTTPIDLTIAAFVLNHRDRQS; encoded by the coding sequence ATGACCCATCTACTCATCCCTGCGGCCGGCGTCGGTCGCCGTATGGGAAGCGATCGCAACAAACTCCTACTACCCCTTCTCCATCAGTCTATCCTTGCCTGGACCCTCAAAGCTGCCGAAGCCGCCGAGGCCATCACCTGGATTGGACTCATTTGCCAACCCTATGATTTGGACGAGTTTAAGGAGATTCTCAGTCAACTCTCCCTTAGCAAACCCGTTCACTTCATCGATGGAGGAGACACCCGCCAAGAATCCGTCTATAACGGCCTACAGGGTCTTCCCGAAGATGCCAGCCATGTTCTGATTCATGACGGGGCCCGCTGTCTGGCCACTCCCGATCTCTTCAATCGCTGTGCCAAGGCGGTTCAGACCTGTCCCGGCCTCATCGCCGCCATCCCGGTGAAAGATACCATCAAAGTGGTCAACGAAGATCTAGAGATTCAGGATACCCCCGATCGCCGCCATCTCTGGGCCGCCCAAACCCCCCAAGGCTTCGAGGTAGCCACCCTCAAAGCCTGTCACGATCGCGGCCGCCACGAGGGTTGGCAAGTCACCGACGATGCGGCATTATTTGAGAAATGCCAACTCCCGGTTCAAATCGTCCCCGGAGAAGAAACCAACCTCAAAGTCACCACTCCCATCGACTTAACCATCGCCGCCTTCGTCCTCAACCACCGCGATCGCCAATCTTAA
- the gatC gene encoding Asp-tRNA(Asn)/Glu-tRNA(Gln) amidotransferase subunit GatC, translating to MSQFNKDDVKKVAHLARLQLTEAEETQFAGQLSGILDYFQQLEELDTENVKPTAHAIDMRNITRRDQQELYPYREDLLESAPDREDEFFKVPKIM from the coding sequence ATGAGTCAATTCAATAAAGATGATGTCAAAAAAGTGGCTCATCTCGCCCGCTTGCAACTCACGGAAGCTGAAGAAACTCAATTTGCCGGTCAACTCAGTGGCATTTTAGACTACTTCCAACAGTTGGAAGAGTTAGACACCGAAAACGTCAAACCCACGGCCCATGCCATTGATATGCGGAACATTACCCGCCGTGACCAACAGGAACTGTATCCTTATCGGGAAGACTTGCTAGAGTCCGCCCCCGATCGCGAAGATGAGTTCTTTAAGGTTCCTAAAATCATGTAG
- a CDS encoding YgfZ/GcvT domain-containing protein has protein sequence MNQELQETQLAAGAIVEDIAAGVTAAVSFNNDAEALTAAQSGVALYDRTPWGRLELTGGDRLRFIHNQSTNTFNQRQPGEICETVFVNNTARTLDLATTYITDESVIILVSPNRRQTLFQLLDRYIFPADNVELRDRTSETACFSLIGDSSLSLLQKLGLTEDIPPGQHRRITLESLPNAPEIRLAATNGLNLPGYTLLCEADQAAGLWKALQDHGATPLGERVWQRLRIQQGRPAPDAELTDDYNPLEAGLWDYISFDKGCYIGQETIARLNTYQGVKQQLWGLHLPESVEPGTPIELNDKKVGTLTSIIPTEDGYIGLGYIRTKAGGAGLSVKLGSTQATVLDVPFLSRGYLCPPKP, from the coding sequence ATGAATCAGGAGTTACAGGAGACCCAACTCGCCGCAGGGGCGATCGTTGAGGACATTGCCGCCGGGGTGACGGCGGCGGTGAGTTTTAATAATGACGCTGAGGCATTGACAGCGGCCCAGTCCGGCGTGGCACTTTACGATCGCACCCCCTGGGGACGCTTAGAACTCACTGGGGGCGATCGCCTTCGCTTCATTCATAATCAAAGTACCAACACCTTTAACCAACGCCAGCCGGGAGAGATCTGCGAGACCGTATTTGTCAACAATACCGCTCGCACCCTAGACCTCGCCACAACCTACATCACCGATGAGTCTGTCATCATCTTAGTCTCTCCCAACCGTCGCCAAACCCTGTTTCAACTCTTAGATCGCTACATCTTCCCAGCCGACAACGTCGAGTTGCGCGATCGCACCTCAGAGACCGCCTGTTTTAGCCTCATTGGGGATAGCAGCCTGTCACTCCTCCAAAAACTCGGTCTTACAGAAGACATTCCCCCCGGACAGCATCGCCGCATCACCCTAGAATCTCTCCCCAACGCCCCAGAGATTCGCCTCGCCGCCACCAATGGCCTCAACCTTCCCGGTTATACCCTTCTCTGCGAAGCCGACCAAGCCGCCGGACTCTGGAAAGCCCTACAAGACCATGGGGCGACCCCTCTCGGAGAACGCGTCTGGCAGCGATTGCGGATTCAACAAGGACGGCCCGCCCCCGATGCCGAACTCACCGACGACTATAACCCCTTAGAGGCGGGACTTTGGGACTATATTTCCTTCGACAAAGGCTGTTACATCGGCCAAGAAACCATCGCCCGCCTCAACACCTATCAAGGAGTCAAACAACAACTCTGGGGCCTACATCTCCCCGAATCCGTCGAACCCGGAACCCCAATTGAACTCAACGATAAGAAAGTCGGAACCCTCACCAGCATCATCCCTACGGAAGACGGCTATATCGGCTTAGGCTATATCCGAACCAAAGCCGGAGGCGCCGGCCTCTCCGTCAAACTCGGGTCCACCCAAGCCACCGTCCTCGACGTCCCCTTCCTCTCCCGAGGCTACCTCTGCCCCCCCAAACCCTAA